GCCCAGCATGGAATAATGGACGGTAATCATCTTTTGCCAGAACAAAAGCCAAAGAGTAAAGTTCCACTGCTTTTTCATAACGCTTGGTTAGCTGATAAACAGCTGCCAACCCCATAACATAATCAGTATTATAAAAATCATAAATACTTAGAAAGCGAAAGAACGTTTCGGCTTCTTTTAATTTACCTTGTTCATAAAATTCATAAGCGTAAGCATAAAGTCCGTCCATGGTACTTTGTGGGACACCATAAATATCTTTATAACTGGCGCCCTCCATTATTGCCTGACAAAGTTCATCAAAAATAATATCCATATCTTCCGTTTGATTTTCTGCCGCATCATGTTTCTGGTTCATATACTCTCCTAATTAATAATGTAAGAAATATGATGCAACGCTAATGTTTACATCATAGATAGTTGGAACAATGAGTTCTTATAAAAAGCGATGCGAGCTAATTTGGCTTGCTATCGTTAGTTTCTTCCTGTGCTAGCGGGTCGGCAGCATTATCCGCCTCTAACTGCTCCAGGGCAGCATCCACATCAATGCCCATTTTTACCAGCTCAACGCGTACCAGCCAGTTAATGATGTGCATCACATCATCCAGCCCTTGGTCATTAATAAAGCTGTCTTTGCGATAATTCCGCCATAGCTGCCGTGCTACCGGAATATCCCTCACTACCGGTACACCCTGACTTTCGGCATAAGCAATCACCGCTTTGGCCTGTAATCCCCGAGTTTTCATCATAAGATACGGCAGCGGTGCTATATCGTCATTGTAATAAATTACCATCGCAATATGCGTTGGGTTCGCCATAACAAATGTTGAACCACGAACATTTGACTTCACTTCTTCTGACAATATTTCCTGATGCAACCCTCTACGAGCGCTCTTAATATGTGGATCGCCATCATTATCTTTGTATTCTTTTTTCACCTCTTGCTTTTCCATTTTCAAATCCTTCATAAACAGGAAAAACTCAGTCAAGGTATCAATTAACAAAATCAATAATGCCACAGCCAGAAAAACCATAATAAACGTAATACACAAATGCGCCCACTGACTAATC
The sequence above is drawn from the Yersinia enterocolitica subsp. enterocolitica genome and encodes:
- a CDS encoding EscU/YscU/HrcU family type III secretion system export apparatus switch protein yields the protein MAEKTEKPTDKKIRDSAKKGQSFKSKDMVAAVVLVAGAFAISGFSSLYGLGSLLQRILLSPSDIGVEALLDKLYSLFLQAVVPVLLACFLPGAIISLLQSRFRLATEAVKIDFSHLNPISGFKKIFALRSLKELVKAFLYLLVFATSAAVFFIFWRQEIFMLYRTTINGMISQWAHLCITFIMVFLAVALLILLIDTLTEFFLFMKDLKMEKQEVKKEYKDNDGDPHIKSARRGLHQEILSEEVKSNVRGSTFVMANPTHIAMVIYYNDDIAPLPYLMMKTRGLQAKAVIAYAESQGVPVVRDIPVARQLWRNYRKDSFINDQGLDDVMHIINWLVRVELVKMGIDVDAALEQLEADNAADPLAQEETNDSKPN
- the sicA gene encoding type III secretion system translocator chaperone SicA — encoded protein: MNQKHDAAENQTEDMDIIFDELCQAIMEGASYKDIYGVPQSTMDGLYAYAYEFYEQGKLKEAETFFRFLSIYDFYNTDYVMGLAAVYQLTKRYEKAVELYSLAFVLAKDDYRPLFHAGQCNLMLKKSSAALHCFESTFNGSDDLELKQKSSVYLTALKKNLTESEPAEG